The Clostridium cylindrosporum DSM 605 genomic interval ATAATTTTCTTTACATCTACCTTAAATTTGCTTAATGTATTAGCACCTGTTAAAGGATCTATAAAAGCTATCTTATATATCTTATCTCTAGATATCCTTTGCATATATAAAATATACATGGTTATTAAACTAAAAACTATAATGATTCCAGCAAAAATACCTAAAGTTCTACTTTTAATATATGATATTTTTTCACTAACAATCCCCTCAGGTATAACAGACAGTAAATACCAGTCATTAATCTCAATAGGAGTATAACTCATGTACTTCTCTAAACCATTGATTTTACAATTAACATTTCCGCTTTTGCCCTTAGCCATTCTACTTAGCATATCATCTTTACTGTGCTCACCTATAAATTCAACTGAATAATCTGAATCACCAACTAAATTAAAGTCCTTCAAACTATTATATTGGTTAGGTCTTAATATCGTTTCCCCTGTTTTCTTTACAACATATGAGTATCCTTTTCCACCAAATGTTGAAACCGCTAAAATCTTGTTATATATCTCTACCTCATGTTCTGCATAGATAACACCTATTATACTTTCATTCTTGTAAATAGGAGCTGCATACACGCTTACCTTTTTACCATTAACTCTTCCAATTAGTGGCTCAGATAAGTTCGCTTCTCCCTTCATAGCCTTTTTAAAATATTCTCTATCACTTAAATTAACATGATGTTCATCAGTAGTACAAGCTTCACCATTTGGAAGTATAATTCCCATTCTTATAAACTTATCTTCAATTCTACTCCCCTTTAATTTCTTCAACTCACCCTTTACATCAAGCTTATCCTCCGCCCCTATAAGCTGTGAAATATTCTCAAGTGCTTTAATATCCCCTTTTATTTGTTTTTGAAGTGTTATCACACTTTGATTAGATATTTCTGAAAGATAGGTATTAGTTTCTTCTTTCAATATCCTTGAAATATTTACAATGTAATTAGTAAAAAAAGCTATAGAAATTAAAATAACCATAAAGGAAATAGCTAATGTAGTAATTACTTGATACTTATAATCTTTTAACATAGACTTCATATCTCCCCCAAAAACCTTACATTTAATGTTAATCCCTCCATATTATTATAGTACATTTTATGCCTAAAGTGTTAAAAAGTATAAACATTAAATGTATAAAGGGGTAATCTTTTGATATAAGTTAGGCGTACTGTGGGATATATTATCTTTGGTTAAAATGATGAGGACACCCCTTGCAGAGCACTAACCTACATAAAAAGACTGCTTACAATCTGTGTTTGCAAGCAGTCCCTATATTAATTTAAACTAAGCTATAATTGTATTCGCCGCTTCTCTTTCTTGAAGTGCTTCTCTCGCTTCCTCTAGTAGGTCCATAGCTATTCTATTCTTATTAAGTAATTCTCTTTGTTCATCTGTTAACGCATTATCATATGCAGAAACTAGAATATCAGCTATCTCGAAGTAATCCTTGTGTTCTTTGTCCTCAGAAAGTCTACTTTCTAGTAGTACAGCTATAGGATGTGCCGCTGCACATGCTTTTAAAGCTTCAAGCTCCCTAGCTGCTTCTATAATAACCATTTCCTGAACTTGATATGATAACTCTTCGAATTCAGACATTGCTACTAGTGCATTTGTAAAGTAGTCTACATTTAACTCCTCAAACTGAGACATATCATATAGATTTTTTAGTGATGTAATTACCTTCTTCGCCAAAGACTCGTTAAATATTCTATAAATGCAGTCTATCTTTTCCTTAGCATAACTATTAGCCCTAACTTGAAGCTTTTCATACTCTGAAAGCTCCTCATACATATTAACTGTTTCTCTAGGTTCTCTTTCATATGGCTCATAATTTTCAAATTCTGAATCATCTTCATATCTGTCTCTTCTATCTTTATCATTAGGATCATATGATAATAATTTAAGAGTTACTACTTGAACCTTTAGTTCGCTAAGTATTCTCTTAGCTGGTTCATCCCTATTTATTACTTCCTTTGAACCTTCAGGTAGCCTATTATATGAATTTATTACCTTCTCCTTCATTAAGCATCCTGAATCCTTTAGAGAGTATATTGCTCTTAAATCCCTTATAACTGGCTCTGCCTTAGCCTCATATAGCTTATAAGCAGCTTCACTTCTAAGCACTAATGATGTAGCCATCGGAGAAAGCTTCTTATATATATCAAGAACCTCCCTAGCTTTTTCGTAGTAGTTCTTATCTAATAAATCTAGTTTCATAAGTAAGTCTATAAAGACCTTTGCATCCTCTTCAGCCTTAACCTTCTTCATTACTTCTAAGGAATCCCAGTACTTGTACGCTAAGTATGTATTGTTCATAACCTCATTCTTCTCTTCAGCTGATAACTCCTCATAGGAAGCCAGTGCAGTCTTTATTTCTTCTTTATTTCTTTTATTATCTGGACATAAAGACTTTAGCATGTCTATTACCCTTATTACTCTCATGAAATTCGCCCTCCTTAGTACATTAAGTAACTTTAATTAAGCAAAAACGAAACCTTAATATATACTTAATATTTATCCTTTATCATGAAGAAAAACCATAATAATATCTTCACTTGTTATTATAATTTTCAATATGAGTAGATTTTATTCCTAATTATCCATACCTTATATTGCTATTTAATACATGAGCCTAGGAAAGTAATAAGCCTTGCTACAAGATTAACTTTAAGTATAAACAAAATTCTTAAATTAGAGGGAGTTTTAACTTCCTCTGATTTTTAGAAGTCCTTATCCAGAGGCTTACTATAGGATAAAATTTTTTAATTACTAGAACATTTTTACTTTTTATTCTATAATAAACCTAATATGTCATAATATACTTTAATAAGCCATTGAATTAAGGAGGTGTATATTATGCTAAGAAACTTAAATAAGAAAAATAAAATACTAAGCTCCTCCCTAGGTTTAAATAAGGATAAAAACATACCTATTATATTATCTGTAATTGCAGTAATATTTACAGTATTTATAATGATTGTGCTTTCTGCAATATATATGTATAAACTTAGATTAATTCTTACGGAAGAGACAAATTCCTACTTATCAGAGGTTAACTCCCAAGGAGTATCCTCGGTTAAAAAACAAGTTAACTATGAATTAGAATTACTTAGTGCAATTGCATCCTCTATAAGTGAAGAAAATGGTAATAACTTAGAAAATGCTGCACTTACACTTATTAAAGAAAGCAAACATAACAATTATAAGAGAATGGGTATAATGCTTCCTAATGGTAGGTCCTATACAAGTGATGGATATATCGAAGACTTTTCCGATAATGACTCCTTAAAAAATTCACTTAGAGGATCTTCTAGTGTTTCTAAGGTTATTATAGATAAGATAAGTGGAGATAAAATACTAGTATATAGCGTACCAATATATAAATCTGGAGATGTTATAGGAGTACTTTTCGGTACCCATAACATAGATGTCTACAAGGATATCATTTCTGTATCATCATTTAATAACAATGGAATATCCTATATATCACAAAGTGATGGTAAACTGGTTATAAACTCCAATAGCCCAAATACTCATACTCTATTTAACGAAGAACTTAACCAAGATATAAACACTACACCAAAGAATATAAAAGATTTTAATCTTATGAAACTTAATATGAAAAATGGAAAAAAAGGGACTATAGAATATAATTATTCAGGAAAAGATATGTACTTGATTTATTCACCTATAGGTATAAATAACTGGTATCTTATGTCCTGTGTACCAAAGGAAATAATCACAGAAAAATCTAGTTACCTAACAAAAATAACATTTCATACATCTATTTTTATTGTGTTTTTATTTTCTTCTCTTATGCTATGTCTTTTATATAGTCAATACAAAAGCAAGAAGGCTCTAAGTAATCTTGCCTATATAGATGATTTAACAGGAGCAAGCAACTATACAAAGTTCAGCTTAGATGTGAAGAATTTGCTTAAGAACACTAAAAACAAATACGTTTTTGTTATATTTGATATAGACAAGTTCAAGTATATTAATGATGTCTTTGGTTTTAATGAAGGCAATAGAATCCTAAAGAATATCTCCTCTATACTTGAGGAAAATATTAATAGAGAAGAAGTTTTCTCAAGGGTTCGATGTGACCATTACTCAGTTCTTATGAAGTATAAAGATGATGAAGAGATTGTTACTAGACTAAAGGGATTAAATGAAAAATTCTCTGAAATTAATAACTTCAATGCTTCTAAATATAATCTAGTAATAAACTATGGTATATATAAAATAACCAATGAGGATACCTCACTTAATACTATAAGTGACATGGCGGAAATCGCACTTGAAACAGTTAAGGGAAGACATCAAAGTTCAATTGCATTCTATAATGATGAACTTAAGAGCAAAATCCTAGAGGAATGCGAGATAGAAACTTACATGTACTCCGCCCTTGAAAAGAAAGAGTTTAAGGTATATCTTCAGCCTAAGTATAATCTAAATCCTGTTAAAGCAGCTGGTGCTGAGGCACTGATTCGTTGGACTCACCCTAGCAAGGGATTACTTTCACCGGGTATATTTATCCCTATATTCGAAAGAAATGGATTCATAGCTAACATTGATATGTATGTTTTTGAAGAGGTTTGTAGGATAATACGATACTGGATGGATAACGGAATAACCCCTATTCCCATATCAGTAAACCAATCTAGAGCAAGTCTATATAATCCTTGTTCTATAGAAATCCTTAAAGGATTCATAAACAAATACAATGTTCCACCAAAGCTTATAGAAATCGAAATCACAGAAAGTGCTGTCTTCGATAATGTAAACCAATTAATTGATATTATGATAAAACTTAAGGAAATTGGTTTCATTTTATCTATGGATGACTTCGGTTCCGGTTACTCCTCACTTAACCTACTTAAAGATATTCCAGTAGACGTTCTAAAGCTTGATAGAGAGTTTTTCAACGAAACTGCAGATACGAAAAGAGGAAAAACTGTAATATCAAGTATAGTTTCAATGGCAAAATCACTTGATATCAAGGTACTCTCAGAGGGTGTTGAAACTAAGTCCCAGTCTGAATTCCTAAAAAGCATAGGATGTGATATGGTACAAGGGTATCTATTTGGAAAACCTATGACTCTGGAAGAATTCGAAGCAAAAGTACTATCTATCATACCTAAATTTAACCATACCTCATAACATAACCCCGTTAGGTAATAACCTAATGGGGTTAACTTTTTTACGAGCCTACTTTTCATATAATATTTTAACCTATACATAACACTCTATATAACCTACCCTGCATATATTGATACTAGATAGATTTATAATAATTAGGAGGTTATTTAATGATAAAATTCACTTTACCTAGAGATGTTTGTTTTGAAAAAGATTCCTTCAAGTTCCTTAAAACTATGAAAGGTAGTAAGGGTGTTTCCCTCCTAGGTGAAGAATTAATGAAGAAAACCATATTTGTGGATAGTTATGCTATGTACATTAGGGAAGCTTCATTAAACCCTCCCCCCACAATATAATCTATAAAGAAATTCTATATATATAATATATGAACCCCCCTAGGTAATGTTACAAAGGGGGGTTCACTTTTTTAATTTTTAAGTTCATCTATCATATTAACAAAACCTAAATCATTAAACATAAATAGTACAATATCAGCATCTGTCGATTCTGCTACTTTCCTATTGCTTGTACCAGATGAATCTATATATCTAGGGTCTACAACCTCAACCTCACGGAATATATCCTCAAACATCCAGCTCATTGCAGAATGATATGAATCCCTGTAGATAAGAAGCTTCTTATCTACAGGAGCCGCTTCATTAACTACCTTGTAATGTACACTTGATGATGTGTATGCTGTAGGATATGATATTACATCATCCTTAACTCCAGTTGCAATTATCTTAGATGAATCTACCTCCTGGAACTTCTCTCCATTATGAAGATAGTATTTATGAGGCTTTTTTGCCTTACTATATACATATGGAACAGATTCATTAAGTGGATACACCTCATATAGATTTCTATTATATACACCTAGAAATTCCTTTTTCTTAAGAGTCTCGGTTTTATAGGATTCATCCTTTATGTGTACCTTAAGCTTTGAAGACTTAGACATAGCATCCATTATAATCTTAAATCCCTCAAAGGCACCTTTACTATTCCAATGGTTATCTGTTTTGAAATAAAAGTCCTTTAGCTTGTCCTGAGTAAACCTTTCATTAAAGCTATCATGAAGATTTATAACATTTATATCATCCCTATTAAGTCCAGACATGAACCTTGAACTATTTCTAAGCAGTGTCTTACTGTTATTAAACTTTGGTAATAAGGAAATTAATATATTCTCCTTTTGAGGGGTAGCTACATAGTACACTTCCTTCCCATTATCTCTTAGGAGCTTTCCATAATCATTTATTGTATCTGAATACTCCTTAGCCTTACTTTCAGTAAGATTTAAGCTATTCCCTTGGAATATCCAGCCATCATCAACTAAGTAGTATCCCTTTATATTTGTCTTTCCTAGAAGAATTTCACCTTTCATATGAAGTTTAAGAAATTCATCACGAAGGGCGAACTGATCAGTATAGTACTTTTCATAATCTCCTGTATAAGCTTTAATCCCTACCTTTCCATATATAGGCTTTTGAGCAAGTGCTCTATTTTCCGCCTTACTTTCAGATTTGTCAGCACTTATGAAGTTAAAAGCTGAGAAGCTAAAAACAATAGCTAAAAAGGGAATTGTCATCCATATTGATTTTTTTCTATTCATATCCTTCCCTCCTTAAAACCTAAAATATAAAAATGGATTATAAGTAGAATTAACAAGCTTTATTATAATCACCATAAAAAGCACAGAATAAAGTGCAGTTTGAGTAAAATATGCAATGCTATTCTCAAAGACATTCGGCATCTTCTTAGCTATTCTTTCCTTCATCCACTTAACAACAGGAACAGCGAATATAGCACCAAGTATAATAGTGAACCCATAATCACTTATATAAACATAGCTTAAGTTATCAAACAATTCAGCTCCGTTAAGTCCTAGCATTGTCTTTAGGTAGTTGATACTATATGTAAAACTACCTGATCGGAAAAATACCCATCCTATAGAAACAGCAAATATCAAATACATATGTCTAATTGGTCTATATACCTTAGATAGAAGCTTTCCAAGAAAGGCCTTCTCTAGAGATATAAGAATACCGAAGTATAATCCCCATGCTATAAAACTCCAACTAGCTCCATGCCAGAATCCTGTTAACATCCACACAACAAATATGTTAAAGTAAACACGAATCTTACCTACCCTATTACCGCCTAGCGGAATATATACATACTCTTTAAACCAAGTACTAAGTGATATATGCCACCTTCTCCAGAACTCAGAAACGCTTTGAGCTATATATGGATAGTTAAAGTTCTCAAGGAACTCAAAACCAAACATCTTCCCAAGCCCTATAGCCATATCACTATATCCACTAAAATCAAAGTATATCTGAAGGGTGTATGCAGCTATTCCTATCCAGCTAGTCACAACGGATACTTCATCTTGAGGCAGAAGAAATATAGCATCACAAACTTCACCAAGTGGATTCGCTATAAGAATCTTCTTTCCCATACCAATCATAAACCTATTAACACCTTCACCAAACTTCTCAATTGAATGATCTCTCTTAACAATCTGATCAGCTACTGTTTGGTATCTTACAATAGGTCCCGCAACTAATTGGGGAAATAAAGTTATGTATAGTGCAAGATCAAATAGATTTCTTTGAACCTTAGCATCATTTCTATACACATCAACAACATAACTTAATGCCTGAAAAGTGAAAAATGATATCCCAAGTGGCAATGCAATCGATGGAACAAATAGATCTGTATTAAATACACGATTTACATTAGATAGGAAAAACCCTGTATATTTAAACACACCAAGAAGTCCTATATTAAATACCACAGACAGTGTAAGCCATAACTTTCTACTTTTATCATCCCTATCATTTGTAACCATAAGTGCAAAAGCATAATTACACACAATAGAAAGTAGCATTAATAAAATATACACAGGCTCCCCCCATGCATAGAAAAATAAGCTACCTAAAAGCAGAAAGTAGTTTTTATATTCATCCTTAATAATATAATACCCAAGTAACATAATAGGGAAAAATACAAATAAGAATACTAAACTACTAAAAACCATATTATTACCTACTCCTTTTAAAATTTTTATAATATTAAGCTATCCTAAGACACATTATCTTAAATTTCATCATTATATTATATCATTTTCTATGGAATTGCAAAAAAGAATGAATTTCCAATGTAGGTGGAGGTGTCCTGCGGGATGTGTTTTCTCCGCCTGAAACGACGAGCTCTTCGAGAAGAGCTTCTAATCTTCGTAAATTTATATATACCAAGTGCGACTAGCTGAAAAACCGCAAAGCTTGACGCAGTCTTCTAGGCATATATAAATTTACAAAGATTGAATCTCTAACTCTTGACTCTATTGTTTCAGTCAAAGAAAACACATCCTCACAGAGAAACTTTCCCTACATAATATAAATTCAACTAGATTGAAAGGATTTTTAGAGAATTGTATTGTCAAAGCTGTAAGAGGTATTTAATAACTGTAACCGTATAAAAATTAAGTCTTTTAACAGAAGCTTGTAGTCATAGTATAAGAGGCTAGGTGAATTAAATAAGTTTCATAGTGCTAACGCACTTATATTAAGGGTTATATTCTACTAAACTTCCCTATCCTCATTCATACATTAAGTAACCTTTCACCTGCTTAATTAGAAGGTGCTACTTCCTCAGGTAATGATAAAAGTAATTGACTATTAGTAGCCTAGCGGCTTAAAGCTAAAGCTTCTATTAGACCTTTTAAAACTAATCTTCAAAAGACTTTTTATGATACTCAAAATAGATAGCTATCTATTAAACAGAACTTTTAAATGTTTAATGTAGAAAAGTTACTCTGTAATTATGTGTTACCTATGGATGAAGCAATAGGCAACACATAATTACAGGACTACTTACCCTACATCAGAAACGTAAAAAGCTGCTAGCAATTTATCTTCGCCAACAGCTTAAAACTTTTATTATTCTAGTTTTGTAAATCCACTAATGACTTATGGAACTTATCTGCTACCTCTTCCACTAAGTCTTTTTTAACTATAGCATCTAGCCATTCACTAGGTATATCCTCATATCCATGGTATATACCTGCAAGTGCACCTACTAGTGCTGCTATTGTATCAGTATCATCTCCTAGGTTAACTGCTCTAAGTACAGCATCCTTATAGTCATCTCCATTTAAAAATGCCCAGAATACTGCTTCTAGAGTATCTACCACATATCCTGATGATTTGATTTCTTCCTCTGGATATAGTGCTATGTTGTTTTCTATAATTCTATCGAATACCCTTAATGTTTCTCTATCCTCTTCTGATGAGTAAATCTTTTTAATCTCATCCTTAACATATGTGTATGCCATCCATAAAGATGCTCCATCTAATAGTGCCATAACGTATAGAGAATACATAGTACATGCTATAATTGGAACCCTGTGAGCATGTGTTATTGATGATGCTCTTCCAACTTCTTCATGTATGTTCTCTGCCCCACTTATATATAGGTAGAATGCTAGAGGAAGTATTCTCATAAGTGAGCCATTTCCTTGGTCCATCTCACCTTTCCCGCCTAGGGTAGTTGGGTCATCTCCCTCCATGTACTTACTTATTGCATTTCTTGTAGTGATTCCTATATCAAAAGCCTTTCCATTAGTTGTCATATACCCCTCTAGAATCCACTTTTCGAATTTTTCTACCATATCATGATAGTTAAGTCCATGTGTTAGACTCTCAGCTGTACAAAGAAGCATACTAGTGTCATCTGACCATGTCCCCTTAGGCTGCTTATGTGTTCCTTCTCCTATCATATCAGTTGCAGGATTTTTCTTAAGCGCTTCACGAAATTCAAATTCATATGGAACTCCTAAAGCATCTCCTACACAAAATCCCATAATCGCACTTGTAGTTATATTTGCCATTTGTTTTCTCCCCTTTTTCATTACAAAAGTTCAACTATTCATATTATATCATGTGCAATCTCATTTCTATTAATTAAGATTTAATCTTTAACACTACTTATGTAGTATAAACAGAATTCTTCAATTAGATGGAGTTTTAACCCACTCTGATTCTTATAAGTCCTTATCTAGAAGCCTAGATAAATTAATTATGACTATATTTATAAAAACAAACATTAAATCTTGCAGTATTTTGTCAAATGGTGTAACTTTATGTATGTATTCCTTTTCATGGAGTAAAATTTTATTTATAAATCATTAATATTTTTTACAATTTATACATATAGCTATTAATAGCGAAGAAAACTAGCACTAAGTCTGAAAATATTAATTATTATTTTAACCAAAGAAATTAAAGATTATAAATTAAGGGGTGTTTAAATGTTAAATCAACGTTCACTAAAACTTGTATCAGATAGACAGCACATGGTTGATGTTCTTATGGATGAACACACTTATGCTGACAGAGTACTAAAGAATGGTAATGTAGTTAATGTAATTACTAAGGAAATATATAAAGCAGATGTTGCAATCGATGGAGAATACATCCTTATGGTTGGGGATTGTTCAAAGCTTATTGGTGAGCATACTGAAGTAATTGATGTAGAAGGAAAGTATATCACTCCAGGTTTCATAGATTCACATATGCACTTTGAAAGTGCAATGCTTACAGCTAGTGAGTTCTCAAGAATATCTATCCCTACAGGAACTACTTGTCTTATCTCTGACCCACATGAAATTGGAAATGTTCTAGGTCCTATAGGTATCAAGGCTATGGCTGAGGAAGTTAAGACTCTTCCAAACCACGTATACCTTAGAGTACCTGCGCTAACTCCAGACTCACCAGGTCTTGAGACAGCAGGATATGATATAACATCTAAGGATGTTCCAGAGCTACTATCATACCCAAATGTTACAGGTCTTGGAGAAACTCAAGGTATAAGTGCTGCTAAGTGGGTATATAAGCATAACCCAGCAGTATTTAGAGATACTATAGTTTCTACTGTTTATGCTAGAGAAAATGGTAATAGAGTAGATGGTAATGCACCAGAACTATACGGAAATGAACTTGCAGCTCACATTATAGCAGCAGGTACAGATATATCTGACCACGAGACAACAACTAAGGAAGAAGCTATCGAAAAGCTAAGATATGGTGTATATCTTCTTATGAGAGAAGGTTCAACTCAAAGAAATATGCCAGAGTGTATCAAGGCTATAACTGAGGAAAAGCTTGACTCTAGACGTGCAATTCTAGCTACAGATGATATGCTTGCTGAGGATATAGTATCTGTTGGGCATATGAATGACATAGTTAGAAGAACTATTAAGGAAGGCGTAGACCCAGTTGAAGCTATCCAAATGGTAACTATAAACCCTGCTACTTGGCACAACCTTTCTGAAATCGGTGTTCTAGCACCTGGAAAGTATGCTGATATAGCAGTTATTGATGGTAAGCTTGAAGATATGAACGTTACAAGCGTATACCTTAAGGGTAAGCATGCAGCTGAAAACGGAAAGATTCTACTTAACATCCCTAGCTACATTTACCCAAGTGAAGTAAAGCATTCAGTTAATAGAAAGCCAATTACTGTAGAAGATCTTAAAGTTAAGGCTTCAGGAAGCAAGGCAAAGGTTAGAACTATTGGTCTTATTCTTGATCAAAATTTAACTGATTCATTTGAAGAAGAACTTAGTGTAGTAGACGGATATGTAGTACCAGATGTAGAGAACGACATACTTCCTATAGCTGTTGTAGGAAGATATGGTCAAGTTGATATTGGTTCAGCATTTGTTAAGGGCTTCAAGCTAAAGTCAGGTGCATTTGCTGAAACAGTGGCACATGATACTCATAACATCATAGTAGTTGGTACTAACTATGAAGATATGGTAGCTGCAGTTAATAGAGTTATTGAACTACAAGGTGGAGTTACTGTAGTTAAGAAAGGATCTGTTATAAATGAAATGCCACTTAGAATAGCAGGTCTTATGACAGATGAACTTAATGCATATGAGCTAACTGATAAGATGTCAGAACTACACGAAACAGTTAAAACTGACCTTGATTGTGCTGCTCATGCTCCTTTCATGCATCTAGCCTTCCTAGCACTTACAACAAGTCCAAAGTGGAAGATAACAGATAAGGGAATTGTTGATGCTAACAACTACTGT includes:
- a CDS encoding bifunctional diguanylate cyclase/phosphodiesterase, with the protein product MLRNLNKKNKILSSSLGLNKDKNIPIILSVIAVIFTVFIMIVLSAIYMYKLRLILTEETNSYLSEVNSQGVSSVKKQVNYELELLSAIASSISEENGNNLENAALTLIKESKHNNYKRMGIMLPNGRSYTSDGYIEDFSDNDSLKNSLRGSSSVSKVIIDKISGDKILVYSVPIYKSGDVIGVLFGTHNIDVYKDIISVSSFNNNGISYISQSDGKLVINSNSPNTHTLFNEELNQDINTTPKNIKDFNLMKLNMKNGKKGTIEYNYSGKDMYLIYSPIGINNWYLMSCVPKEIITEKSSYLTKITFHTSIFIVFLFSSLMLCLLYSQYKSKKALSNLAYIDDLTGASNYTKFSLDVKNLLKNTKNKYVFVIFDIDKFKYINDVFGFNEGNRILKNISSILEENINREEVFSRVRCDHYSVLMKYKDDEEIVTRLKGLNEKFSEINNFNASKYNLVINYGIYKITNEDTSLNTISDMAEIALETVKGRHQSSIAFYNDELKSKILEECEIETYMYSALEKKEFKVYLQPKYNLNPVKAAGAEALIRWTHPSKGLLSPGIFIPIFERNGFIANIDMYVFEEVCRIIRYWMDNGITPIPISVNQSRASLYNPCSIEILKGFINKYNVPPKLIEIEITESAVFDNVNQLIDIMIKLKEIGFILSMDDFGSGYSSLNLLKDIPVDVLKLDREFFNETADTKRGKTVISSIVSMAKSLDIKVLSEGVETKSQSEFLKSIGCDMVQGYLFGKPMTLEEFEAKVLSIIPKFNHTS
- a CDS encoding alginate O-acetyltransferase AlgX-related protein; translation: MNRKKSIWMTIPFLAIVFSFSAFNFISADKSESKAENRALAQKPIYGKVGIKAYTGDYEKYYTDQFALRDEFLKLHMKGEILLGKTNIKGYYLVDDGWIFQGNSLNLTESKAKEYSDTINDYGKLLRDNGKEVYYVATPQKENILISLLPKFNNSKTLLRNSSRFMSGLNRDDINVINLHDSFNERFTQDKLKDFYFKTDNHWNSKGAFEGFKIIMDAMSKSSKLKVHIKDESYKTETLKKKEFLGVYNRNLYEVYPLNESVPYVYSKAKKPHKYYLHNGEKFQEVDSSKIIATGVKDDVISYPTAYTSSSVHYKVVNEAAPVDKKLLIYRDSYHSAMSWMFEDIFREVEVVDPRYIDSSGTSNRKVAESTDADIVLFMFNDLGFVNMIDELKN
- a CDS encoding MBOAT family O-acyltransferase — translated: MYILLMLLSIVCNYAFALMVTNDRDDKSRKLWLTLSVVFNIGLLGVFKYTGFFLSNVNRVFNTDLFVPSIALPLGISFFTFQALSYVVDVYRNDAKVQRNLFDLALYITLFPQLVAGPIVRYQTVADQIVKRDHSIEKFGEGVNRFMIGMGKKILIANPLGEVCDAIFLLPQDEVSVVTSWIGIAAYTLQIYFDFSGYSDMAIGLGKMFGFEFLENFNYPYIAQSVSEFWRRWHISLSTWFKEYVYIPLGGNRVGKIRVYFNIFVVWMLTGFWHGASWSFIAWGLYFGILISLEKAFLGKLLSKVYRPIRHMYLIFAVSIGWVFFRSGSFTYSINYLKTMLGLNGAELFDNLSYVYISDYGFTIILGAIFAVPVVKWMKERIAKKMPNVFENSIAYFTQTALYSVLFMVIIIKLVNSTYNPFLYFRF
- a CDS encoding ADP-ribosylglycohydrolase family protein; its protein translation is MANITTSAIMGFCVGDALGVPYEFEFREALKKNPATDMIGEGTHKQPKGTWSDDTSMLLCTAESLTHGLNYHDMVEKFEKWILEGYMTTNGKAFDIGITTRNAISKYMEGDDPTTLGGKGEMDQGNGSLMRILPLAFYLYISGAENIHEEVGRASSITHAHRVPIIACTMYSLYVMALLDGASLWMAYTYVKDEIKKIYSSEEDRETLRVFDRIIENNIALYPEEEIKSSGYVVDTLEAVFWAFLNGDDYKDAVLRAVNLGDDTDTIAALVGALAGIYHGYEDIPSEWLDAIVKKDLVEEVADKFHKSLVDLQN
- a CDS encoding adenine deaminase, with product MLNQRSLKLVSDRQHMVDVLMDEHTYADRVLKNGNVVNVITKEIYKADVAIDGEYILMVGDCSKLIGEHTEVIDVEGKYITPGFIDSHMHFESAMLTASEFSRISIPTGTTCLISDPHEIGNVLGPIGIKAMAEEVKTLPNHVYLRVPALTPDSPGLETAGYDITSKDVPELLSYPNVTGLGETQGISAAKWVYKHNPAVFRDTIVSTVYARENGNRVDGNAPELYGNELAAHIIAAGTDISDHETTTKEEAIEKLRYGVYLLMREGSTQRNMPECIKAITEEKLDSRRAILATDDMLAEDIVSVGHMNDIVRRTIKEGVDPVEAIQMVTINPATWHNLSEIGVLAPGKYADIAVIDGKLEDMNVTSVYLKGKHAAENGKILLNIPSYIYPSEVKHSVNRKPITVEDLKVKASGSKAKVRTIGLILDQNLTDSFEEELSVVDGYVVPDVENDILPIAVVGRYGQVDIGSAFVKGFKLKSGAFAETVAHDTHNIIVVGTNYEDMVAAVNRVIELQGGVTVVKKGSVINEMPLRIAGLMTDELNAYELTDKMSELHETVKTDLDCAAHAPFMHLAFLALTTSPKWKITDKGIVDANNYCVIPTVVE